The following nucleotide sequence is from Thermostaphylospora chromogena.
CGCCGTTCTCGATCGCGGACAGGGTGGCGATGGTGGGGCTCGGCTGCCTCATCGCCGCGGTCCTGTATCTGCTCGGCCGGTGCCGGGTGGAGGCGGACGAGGAGGGCATCACGCTGGTGAACGTCCTGCGGGTGCACCGCTACACCTGGCCGGAGGTGCTCGCGGTCACCCTCGTGGAGGGCGAGCCGTGGGCGAAGATCGACTTCGCCGACGGTTCGACCATCGGGGCCATGGGCATCCAGGGGTCGGAGAAGGAGCGCGCCCGCCGTCAGGTCGCCGAATTGAAGGCCCTCATCCACGCCCACGGCGAGGCGGGTGAACCTGGCGGGTTCGGCGGGCCGGGCCGGTCCGACGAGCCGGACTGAGGCGTGATCCGCCGCCGGGGCGGTCGCCGTGGCGCGGAGCCGTGTTCCCGGGCGGGCGCCTTCCCCGGCAGCCGACGTAACCTGGGGCTGTGCACCACAGGACGGTCAAAACGGCAGATATAGATTCGCCGGCCCGGCTCGCCGAGCTGCTGGAGCGGCAGGCCTACCTCGCGGACGAAGGACTGGCCACCGCGTGCTTCCTCGCGCTGCGGATGGGCCGCCCGCTCTTCCTGGAGGGGGAGGCGGGCGTCGGCAAGACCGAGCTGGCCAAGACCCTCGCCGCCGTTCTGGACGCGCCGCTGATCCGGCTGCAGTGCTACGAGGGCCTGGACGCCGCCCAAGCCCTGTACGACTGGGACTTCCCCCGCCAGCTCCTCCACCTCAAGGCCGCCGAGGCCGCGGGCATAACCGACGCCGCCCGGCTGGAGGGCGAGCTGTACGACCGTCGGTTCCTCATCGCCCGTCCGCTGCTGAAGGCGCTGGAGACCCAGCCGAGCGTGCTGCTGGTCGACGAGATCGACCGCGGCGACGACGAATTCGAGGCGTTCCTGCTGGAGATCCTCTCCGACTACACGATCTCCATACCCGAGCTGGGCACGATCCGGGCGCAGACCCCGCCGGTGGTGATCCTCACCTCCAACCGGACCCGCGAGGTGCACGACGCGCTCAAGCGGCGCTGCCTGTACCACTGGCTCGAGCACCCGTCCTTCGAGCGCGAGGTGGCGATCCTCACCCGCCGTCTGCCCGGGTGCACTCAGACCCTGGCCGCCCAGGTGGCCCGGGCCGCGGCCCGGCTGCGCGCTGCCGACCTGGTCAAACCGCCGGGTATCGCCGAGACCCTGGACTGGACCGAGGCGCTGCTCACGCTGGGCGCCCGCGATCTCGACCCCGACCTGGCCGCCGCCACCCTGGGCGCGGTGCTCAAACACCGCGAAGATCAGGCCGTGGCCTTGAAGAACGGACTGTTCGGCGGTGACTGAGCGCAGGCCGTTCCCGACCGGGCCGGACCGCGGCCCCGGGCCGGGCATGCCTGCCGTCCCCCCTGATGAACCGCTCGTGCGCCCGGACGACCTGGTCGCCACGGTGACCGGGTTCTCCCGGACGCTGCGCGCCGCGGGGGTCCCCGCCGACCACGAGCGCACCCAGAACCTGCTGCGCGCCCTGGAGGTCCTCGACGTGACCGATCCACGCGAGGTCTACTGGGCGGGCCGGGTCACGCTCTGCGCCTCCCCCGACGACCTGCCCCGCTACGACCGCTGCTTCGCCGCCTACTTCGGCGGCGTGCGCGGCACCGTCACGCGTTCCACGACGCCCGCCGTGACCGTCGTCCGGCACACGATCCCGCAGGGCGGCGACCAAGGCGGCGAGCCCGAGGGCGAGGAGACCGCGATGACCAGCGCCAGTGACGTCGAGGCGCTGCGTCACCGCGACGTGGCGGCGCTCACCCCGGCCGAGCGGGCCGAGATCCACCGCATGCTGGCCCTGCTGAAACCGGGACGGGCGCGGCGCGTGTCCCGGCGCTTCGCTCCGGCGCACCGGGGACGGCTGGACGAGCGCCGCACCATCCGGGAGACCCTGCGCCGGGGCGGCGAGGTCGCCCGGCTGCGCCGCCGCGTCCACCGCACCCGTCCGCGCAAGGTCGTCCTGCTCGTGGACGTCAGCGGCTCCATGGCCCCCTACGCCGACACCCTGCTGCGGTTCGCGCACGCACTGGTCCGGTCCGAGCCGCGGGCCACGGAGGTGTTCAGCGTCGGCACCCGCCTCACCCGCATCACCGCGGAGCTGCGCCACCGCGATCCCGGCCTGGCCATGGACGCGGTGTCGGCGGCGATCCCGGACTGGAGCGGCGGCACCAGGCTCGGCGAGGAGCTGAAGGAGTTCCTCACCCTGCACCAGGCGCGCGGAGCGATCGTGGTGATCGCCTCCGACGGCTGGGAGCGCGGGTCGGCCGATCTGCTCGGCGCGCAGATGGCCCGGCTGTCGCGGCTCGCCCACCGGGTGGTGTGGGTCAACCCGCACAAGGGGCACGCGGGCTACCAGCCGCTCACCGCCGGGATGCGGGCGGCCCTGCCGTACGTCGACGACTTCGTGGCGGGACACAGCCTGGCCGCGTTCGAGGATCTCGCCGGGAGGCTTCGCGATGCGTGATGTGCTGACTCAGATCGTCCGCTGGTGGGAGGCGGGGGAGAAGTTCGGCCTGGCCACCGTGGTGAACACCTTCCGCAGCGCCCCTCGCCCGCCGGGCGCGTCCATGGCCGTGCTCGGCGAGGAGGCCGTGGGCAGCGTCTCCGGCGGCTGCGTGGAGGGGGCGGTCTACGAACTGGCCCGTGCCGTGGCCGCGTCCGGCGAGCCCGTCCTGCAGCGGTACGGCGTCAGCGACGACGACGCCTTCAGCGTCGGCCTCACCTGCGGCGGGATCATCGACATCCTGGTGGAACCGGTCTCCAGGGACACCTATCCGCAGCTGGGAGAGATCGCGGCGTCGATCGCCTCGGGGGAGCCGGTGGCGGTCGCCACCGTCATCTCCGGACCGGGCGAGATCGGCGCCCGGCGGGTGATCTGGCCGGACCGCGGCTCGGGCTCGCTGGGACCGCGGCGGCTGGACGACGCGGTGGACGACGACGCGCGCGGCATGCTCGCCCAGGGGTCGACGGGGGTGCGCAGATACGGCCCGCAGGGGGAGCGGCGCCTGGACGACCTGCAGGTGTTCGTGCACTCCTTCGCGCCGCCGCCGCGGATGCTCGTCTTCGGCGCCATCGACTTCGCCGCCGCGGTGGCCAGGATCGGCAAGTTCCTCGGCTACCACGTCGTCGTCTGCGACGCCCGGCCGGTGTTCGCCACGCGCAAGCGGTTCCCCGAAGCCGACGAGGTGGTGGTCATGTGGCCGCACGACTACCTGACCTCGGTCCAGGTGGACGAGCGCACGGTGATCGCGGTGCTCACCCACGACCCGAAGTTCGACGTGCCGCTGCTGGAGGTGGCGCTGCGCACGCCGGCGGGGTACGTGGGCGCGATGGGCTCGCGCCGTACCCACGAGGACCGGTTGGCGCGGCTGCGCGAGGCCGGGCTCACCGAGGCCGAGCTGTCCCGGCTGCGCTCGCCGATCGGGCTGGACCTCGGCGCGAGGACCCCCGAGGAGACGGCGGTGGCGATCGCGGCCGAGCTGATCCAGCTGCGCTGGGGCGGCTCCGGCCGCCCGCTGAGGGAGACGACCGGCCGCATCCACGGGGAGCCCTGACGCGCCGGCCGGCGGGCGAAGCGCCGTGGACGCCCGGCGGCTCGCCGGCGCGTCCGGGCGTTCGCCGGGACGCGGGCGCCCTCCGTGGGGGAGACTTGACGCATGGCTCTTCCCGAGGCTTCACGCGCCACCGCCCGTGACCGGCCCGCGGGGCTCCTGCTCGCCGCGGGGGAGGGCGCGCGTCTGGGCACGCCCAAGGCCCTGGTGGTGCTGGGAGGGGAGCGGCTGGTGGACAGGGGCGTGCGCGTCCTGCGCGAAGGCGGCTGCAATCCGGTGCTCGTCGTGCTCGGCGCCGCCGTCGTGCCGGTCCGCGGCGCGGTCGTGGTGCGCAACCCGGACTGGCGTACCGGCATGGGCTCCTCGCTGCGGACGGGACTGGCCGCCCTGCCCCCCGAGGCCGAGCACGTGCTGATCGCACTGGTCGACCAGCCGGGCGTGGGAGCGGAGGCGGTACGGCGGCTGGTCGCGGCGGCGCACTCCGGAGCGCGAGTGGCGGTCGCCACCTACGGCGGGGCGCGGCGCAACCCCGTCCTGATCGCCCGTGAGCACTTCGACGAGGTCGCCGCCACGGCGGTCGGCGACACCGGGGCGCGGGCCTTCCTGCGCGCTCACCCCGAGCTGGTCACCGAGGTCCCCTGCGACGACGTGGCCGACCCCGCCGACATCGACACCCCGGACGACCTGCTGCGCGCCGGCGGCTGACCCGGCCCGGACCCGCTGCCTTCGAGCCCGCCCCGCAGCCGGTCCCGCTCCGTCCGGCGCCCACGACGGCCGCGCCCCGCCGGTGCGGGCGTTCCGCCGATCCGCGTGCCCGCTTCGGGCGCGGTGCCGGGCGGGCGACGGCGGCCCGTCTCACGTCTTCGCCGCCGAGCGCGTCCAGGCGACCGGCCGATTCAGCGGCGCCCCCATCGGCGCGTACGCCTCGACCGGTGACCGCGGCACCGATAACCGCACCGGCGGATCCCGCCGGCCCCGCGCACCCTCGCACACCATGGCCGCCGGCCGCGCCGGCCGTGATAAGGAGTCATGCGGCCCAACACACCACGAATCACGGCAGGTCGCCACCACATCGAAGAAACAGGACTCCTTCCTCCCCGTTCTCCCGAAGGGATGGCGCCGCCTCGGAAGAAGCACCGCAATGGGCCCTCTTCCCCGGGATGAAGTCCCGCGGTCGCGACGTGATCGCGAGCCGGGGCCGGTCGCTCGGGAGGGGGCCCCGATCGCGCGCCGCGGCCGCCGCCGTCACCCTCGGGCGGGTTCGAAGGCCCGGCCGTCGGGCCGGGAGCCCGGTCGCCGCCGAGCGGATCGGGGCCGCTGCGCGCCGGTGCGCAGGGCCAGCCCTGTGCCGGTGACGGGCCCTGGGTGCGGAGGACGGAGCCCGCCGTCCCGGCGCGCAAGCCGCTCGGATCGCCGGGGGGGGGGGGGGGGGGGGGGAGAGAGAGAGAGAGAGAGAGGACGTCGGCGCGCGGCCGGAGACGTCGTGCCGGGGCGGACGGGACGTTAGAGTGTGGATGTCCGCAACCGAACATCGTTCTGTTCATGTCGGAAGGATGCCGCGATGCGCATCGGGATGGCCCTCGACTACGCCGGGGACTTCAAGCAGACCGTGGAGGCGCTCACCGACTACGAGAAGGCGGGCCTGGAGATCGTCTTCGTCGCCGAGGCGTACAGCTTCGACGCGGTCAGCCAGATGGGGTACATCGCGGCCAAGACCGAACGGCTGCACATCGCCTCCGGCATCCTGCCGATCTACTCCCGCACCCCGGCGCTGCTGGCCATGACCGCGGCCGGCATGGACTACGTCTCCGGCGGGCGGTTCGTCCTCGGGATCGGCGCCTCGGGGCCGCAGGTGATCGAGGGGTTCCACGGCGTGCCGTACACCGCGCCGCTGGCCCGCACCCGGGAGATCGTGGAGATCTGCCGCAAGGTGTGGCGGCGCGAACGGCTGGTGTACGAGGGCAGGCACTACACGCTTCCCCTGCCCCCGGGGCAGGGCACCGGCCTGGGCAAGCCGCTCAAGCTGATCAACCACCCGGTGCGTGAACGCATCCCGATCGTCGTGGCCGCCATCGGGCCGAAGAACGTCGAGATGACGGCCGAGATCGCCGAGGGCTGGGAACCGATCTTCTACCTGCCGGAGAAGGCCGCCGCGGTCTGGGGGGAGGCCCTGGCCGCGGGCAAGGCCCGGCGCGATCCCGCCCTGGGCGAGCTGGACGTGATCGCGCAGGCGCCCCTGGCCATCGGCGACGACGCGGCCGACCTGATCGACCTGGGCCGTCCGATGGCCGCGCTCTACATCGGCGGCATGGGCGCCAAGGGCCGCAACTTCTACAACGACCTGGCCCGCCGCTACGGCTACGAGGAGGAGGCCGAACGGATCCAGGACCTCTACCTGGAGGGGAAGAAGGACGAGGCCGCCGCGCTCGTGCCCCGGGAGCTGCTGGAGAAGACATCGCTGATCGGGCCGGAGGGGTTCGTCCGCGACCGCCTGGCGGCCCTGCGCGAGTCCGGCGTCACCACGCTCAACGTCACCCCGATCGCCCCCACCCGCGAGGAGCGGATCAAGCTCATCGAGAAGGTGCGCGAGCTGGCCTGAGCGGTCCGCGGACCGTCGTCGTCCGTGCGCTGCGTCGAACGTACGGGGGCGGGGCCGGTAGGATAGAGGATCGAGTTCCGGGCACCGCTCCGCGCGCGGTCTTTTCGGCGGAGCGGTGACGTCCGTCCATCTCAGCCGACCGCGTGACCGGGCGATCGCGGAGCTCCTCACCCGACGACCGAGTAGCCGCGGTTTCGCAGGAGCGGAGCGGCGGCCGTACGCAGGAGACAAGCGAGTGGCGACGACGAACGACCTGAAGAACGGCATGGTGCTGCGACTCGAGGGCGGCGAGCTGTGGAGCGTCGTGGAGTTCCAGCACGTCAAGCCCGGAAAGGGCGGCGCGTTCGTCCGCACGAAGCTCAAGAACGTCCTGTCGGGGAAGGTCGTGGACAAGACCTTCAACGCGGGCGTCAAGGTCGAGGTGGCCAACGTCGACAAGCGCGAGATGCAGTACAGCTACCTCGACGGTGACGAGTTCGTGTTCATGGACACCCAGACCTACGACATGGTCCACGTGCCTCGTGAGACGGTCGGCTCCGCCGCCAACTACATGTTGGAGAACACGATGGTCACCGTCGCGTTCAACGAGGGCACCGCGCTGTACGTCGAACTGCCCGCCTCCGTGGAGCTGACCGTGGCGCACACCGAGCCGGGCCTGCAGGGCGACCGTTCCACCGGCGGCACCAAGCCCGCGACCCTGGAGACCGGCGCCGAGATCAAGGTGCCGCTGTTCATCACCACGGGTGAGAAGGTGAAGGTGGACACCCGTACCGGCGAATACCTCGGCCGGGCCTGATGTCGGCTCGGGGGAAGGCGCGCCGGCGGGCGCTGGACATCCTCTTCGAGTCGGAGATGCGCGGTGAAGATCCGCTGAAGGTCCTCGCCGAGCGGAAGGAGCGGGCCGAGCCGCCCGTCAACGAGTACACGACGCTCGTCGTCGAAGGCGTGGTGCGGCACCTGCCCCGGATCGACGAGCTGATCTCCACCTACGCCGAGGGGTGGACCCTCGACCGCATGCCCGCCGTCGACCGCAACGTGCTGCGTGCGGGCACCTTCGAGCTGCTGTGGATGCCCGACGTGCCCGAGGGCGTCGTCATCAGCGAGTGGGTGCACCTGGCCGCGGAGCTGTCCACCGACGATTCGCCGCAGTTCGTCAACGGCCTGCTGGCCCGCTTCAAACAGCTCAAGCCCAGTCTCAGCCTGTGAACGCGTAGGCTGGGCCCGTTGGGAGCCGGCCGCCCGCGGCGGCCGGTGAGCGCAGCTAAGGAGGCGGGGAAGGTGCCAACCGAAGGCGTCACTCGGCAGATCGCGACCCCAGCGGTGCGCACCGCCGTGGTCTGGGACGCGCTGGGGTCCGTGCTGGCCGCGTTGGCCGCCGCCCGCGGGCGGGAGCGGCTCGACGTCGTCGATGCGGGCGGCGGCACCGGCGGCTTCGCCGTACCGCTCGCCGAGCTGGGGCACGCGGTCACCGTCGTCGACCCGAGCCCCGACTCCCTCGCGGCGCTGGAGCGGCGCGCAGCGGAGGCGGGGGTGTCCGTGCGCGCCCTGCAGGGCGACGCCGCCGACCTCGGCGATCTGCTGCCCGAGCACGCCGCCGATCTCGTGCTGTGCCACAGCGTCCTGGAGTACGTCGACGATCCGGTCGGCGCGCTGACCGCCATGGGGGGCCTGCTGCGCGACGGGGGTGTGATCAGCGTGCTGGCCGCGAACCCGCTCGCCGCCGCGATCCACCGCGCGCTGGCCGGGCGTTTCGAGGAGGCGGGGCGTGTGCTCGCCGACGCCGCCGGCCGATGGGGCGACCGCGACCCCACGCCGCGCCGCTACACCCGCCAGACCCTGACCGAACTGCT
It contains:
- a CDS encoding PH domain-containing protein → MTQTVPPPSLPVTWRPQRSRIVAYGFATIVVAGAVVLAVILPPPFSIADRVAMVGLGCLIAAVLYLLGRCRVEADEEGITLVNVLRVHRYTWPEVLAVTLVEGEPWAKIDFADGSTIGAMGIQGSEKERARRQVAELKALIHAHGEAGEPGGFGGPGRSDEPD
- a CDS encoding AAA family ATPase gives rise to the protein MHHRTVKTADIDSPARLAELLERQAYLADEGLATACFLALRMGRPLFLEGEAGVGKTELAKTLAAVLDAPLIRLQCYEGLDAAQALYDWDFPRQLLHLKAAEAAGITDAARLEGELYDRRFLIARPLLKALETQPSVLLVDEIDRGDDEFEAFLLEILSDYTISIPELGTIRAQTPPVVILTSNRTREVHDALKRRCLYHWLEHPSFEREVAILTRRLPGCTQTLAAQVARAAARLRAADLVKPPGIAETLDWTEALLTLGARDLDPDLAAATLGAVLKHREDQAVALKNGLFGGD
- a CDS encoding VWA domain-containing protein, coding for MPAVPPDEPLVRPDDLVATVTGFSRTLRAAGVPADHERTQNLLRALEVLDVTDPREVYWAGRVTLCASPDDLPRYDRCFAAYFGGVRGTVTRSTTPAVTVVRHTIPQGGDQGGEPEGEETAMTSASDVEALRHRDVAALTPAERAEIHRMLALLKPGRARRVSRRFAPAHRGRLDERRTIRETLRRGGEVARLRRRVHRTRPRKVVLLVDVSGSMAPYADTLLRFAHALVRSEPRATEVFSVGTRLTRITAELRHRDPGLAMDAVSAAIPDWSGGTRLGEELKEFLTLHQARGAIVVIASDGWERGSADLLGAQMARLSRLAHRVVWVNPHKGHAGYQPLTAGMRAALPYVDDFVAGHSLAAFEDLAGRLRDA
- a CDS encoding XdhC family protein produces the protein MRDVLTQIVRWWEAGEKFGLATVVNTFRSAPRPPGASMAVLGEEAVGSVSGGCVEGAVYELARAVAASGEPVLQRYGVSDDDAFSVGLTCGGIIDILVEPVSRDTYPQLGEIAASIASGEPVAVATVISGPGEIGARRVIWPDRGSGSLGPRRLDDAVDDDARGMLAQGSTGVRRYGPQGERRLDDLQVFVHSFAPPPRMLVFGAIDFAAAVARIGKFLGYHVVVCDARPVFATRKRFPEADEVVVMWPHDYLTSVQVDERTVIAVLTHDPKFDVPLLEVALRTPAGYVGAMGSRRTHEDRLARLREAGLTEAELSRLRSPIGLDLGARTPEETAVAIAAELIQLRWGGSGRPLRETTGRIHGEP
- a CDS encoding nucleotidyltransferase family protein translates to MALPEASRATARDRPAGLLLAAGEGARLGTPKALVVLGGERLVDRGVRVLREGGCNPVLVVLGAAVVPVRGAVVVRNPDWRTGMGSSLRTGLAALPPEAEHVLIALVDQPGVGAEAVRRLVAAAHSGARVAVATYGGARRNPVLIAREHFDEVAATAVGDTGARAFLRAHPELVTEVPCDDVADPADIDTPDDLLRAGG
- a CDS encoding LLM class F420-dependent oxidoreductase; its protein translation is MRIGMALDYAGDFKQTVEALTDYEKAGLEIVFVAEAYSFDAVSQMGYIAAKTERLHIASGILPIYSRTPALLAMTAAGMDYVSGGRFVLGIGASGPQVIEGFHGVPYTAPLARTREIVEICRKVWRRERLVYEGRHYTLPLPPGQGTGLGKPLKLINHPVRERIPIVVAAIGPKNVEMTAEIAEGWEPIFYLPEKAAAVWGEALAAGKARRDPALGELDVIAQAPLAIGDDAADLIDLGRPMAALYIGGMGAKGRNFYNDLARRYGYEEEAERIQDLYLEGKKDEAAALVPRELLEKTSLIGPEGFVRDRLAALRESGVTTLNVTPIAPTREERIKLIEKVRELA
- the efp gene encoding elongation factor P, yielding MATTNDLKNGMVLRLEGGELWSVVEFQHVKPGKGGAFVRTKLKNVLSGKVVDKTFNAGVKVEVANVDKREMQYSYLDGDEFVFMDTQTYDMVHVPRETVGSAANYMLENTMVTVAFNEGTALYVELPASVELTVAHTEPGLQGDRSTGGTKPATLETGAEIKVPLFITTGEKVKVDTRTGEYLGRA
- the nusB gene encoding transcription antitermination factor NusB; the protein is MSARGKARRRALDILFESEMRGEDPLKVLAERKERAEPPVNEYTTLVVEGVVRHLPRIDELISTYAEGWTLDRMPAVDRNVLRAGTFELLWMPDVPEGVVISEWVHLAAELSTDDSPQFVNGLLARFKQLKPSLSL
- a CDS encoding methyltransferase domain-containing protein, which translates into the protein MPTEGVTRQIATPAVRTAVVWDALGSVLAALAAARGRERLDVVDAGGGTGGFAVPLAELGHAVTVVDPSPDSLAALERRAAEAGVSVRALQGDAADLGDLLPEHAADLVLCHSVLEYVDDPVGALTAMGGLLRDGGVISVLAANPLAAAIHRALAGRFEEAGRVLADAAGRWGDRDPTPRRYTRQTLTELLVAAGFSVTEVHGVRVFADLVPSRLVDGEPGAAAALAELEQTAASHPVLRDIATQIHILARR